One region of Skermanella mucosa genomic DNA includes:
- a CDS encoding TRAP transporter small permease, giving the protein MLVMKLWYGIEQAVKALLIGLVTVMVATSLAQVFWRYVFNDPLTWSEELARYLFVWIAYLSAWLTWRHRAHIALDAVTYLRSPVLERWSARLVEVLVLGFCAYTFYANFRLLGLTVDQPSAVLEIPMVWVYAAYNVMTFMICGDILVNWLMGALAARSVRVAAPGRPA; this is encoded by the coding sequence ATGCTCGTCATGAAGCTGTGGTACGGGATCGAGCAGGCGGTGAAGGCCCTGCTGATCGGGCTGGTGACCGTGATGGTCGCGACCAGCCTGGCCCAGGTGTTCTGGCGCTATGTCTTCAACGACCCGCTGACCTGGTCGGAGGAGCTGGCCCGCTACCTGTTCGTCTGGATCGCGTACCTGTCGGCCTGGCTGACCTGGCGGCACCGCGCCCACATCGCGCTGGACGCCGTCACCTACCTGCGCTCGCCGGTGCTGGAGCGGTGGTCGGCGCGGCTGGTGGAGGTGCTGGTGCTGGGCTTTTGCGCCTATACCTTCTACGCCAATTTCCGTCTGCTGGGGCTGACGGTAGACCAGCCGTCGGCCGTGCTGGAGATCCCGATGGTCTGGGTCTACGCCGCCTACAACGTCATGACCTTCATGATCTGCGGCGACATCCTGGTGAACTGGCTGATGGGCGCCCTGGCCGCCCGGTCGGTCCGCGTCGCGGCCCCGGGCCGGCCGGCCTGA
- a CDS encoding ribulose-bisphosphate carboxylase large subunit family protein, with product MAMPAQRITATYRIETAYPLDEAVETMAGEQSTGTFVRLPGETDEMRALYGAHVERLTELETVGAPSLPGAGVPKGLEGKPVWRRAEVVLSWSLDNFGVSLPNLVATVAGNLFELRPFSGLRLLDIGLPEAFAEKYPGPKFGVAGTRRLAGVERRPLIGTIVKPSVGMGPEATAELVRVLCDAGIDFIKDDELQADGPHCPFEARARAVMRVIDACAERTGRKVMFAFNITGDLDEMRRRHDLVVELGGTCVMASLNSVGVVGMVELGRFSQLPIHAHRNGWGYLSRAPELGWSYVAWQKIWRLAGADHMHVNGLQNKFCEPDESVVASARACLTPMFEGKPCTVMPVFSSGQSAKQAAGTYAALGSADLIFAAGGGIMGHPDGPAAGVGALRDAWEAALAS from the coding sequence ATGGCAATGCCAGCGCAGCGCATCACCGCGACATATCGGATAGAGACGGCCTACCCGCTCGACGAGGCGGTCGAGACCATGGCGGGAGAGCAGTCCACCGGCACCTTCGTCCGGCTTCCGGGCGAGACCGACGAGATGCGGGCGCTGTACGGCGCACATGTGGAGCGGCTGACCGAGCTGGAGACGGTCGGGGCGCCGTCGCTTCCGGGGGCGGGCGTTCCCAAGGGGCTTGAGGGCAAGCCGGTCTGGCGGCGGGCGGAGGTGGTGCTGTCCTGGTCGCTGGACAACTTCGGCGTCTCGCTGCCCAACCTGGTCGCGACGGTGGCGGGCAACCTGTTCGAGCTGCGGCCCTTCAGCGGGCTGCGGCTGCTGGACATCGGACTGCCGGAGGCGTTCGCGGAGAAGTATCCGGGGCCGAAGTTCGGGGTCGCGGGGACCCGGCGGCTGGCCGGGGTGGAGCGGCGCCCGCTGATCGGGACGATCGTCAAGCCGAGCGTCGGCATGGGGCCGGAGGCGACGGCCGAGCTGGTCCGCGTGCTGTGCGACGCCGGGATCGACTTCATCAAGGACGACGAGCTCCAGGCCGACGGGCCGCACTGCCCGTTCGAGGCGCGGGCGCGCGCGGTAATGCGGGTGATCGACGCCTGCGCGGAGCGGACCGGCCGGAAGGTGATGTTCGCCTTCAACATCACCGGCGACCTGGACGAGATGCGGCGGCGGCACGACCTGGTGGTGGAGCTGGGCGGCACCTGCGTGATGGCGAGCCTCAATTCGGTCGGGGTGGTCGGCATGGTCGAGCTGGGGCGGTTCAGCCAGCTTCCGATCCACGCCCACCGCAACGGCTGGGGCTACCTGTCGCGGGCGCCGGAGCTGGGCTGGTCCTATGTCGCCTGGCAGAAGATCTGGCGGCTGGCCGGCGCCGACCACATGCATGTGAACGGGCTCCAGAACAAGTTCTGCGAACCCGACGAGAGCGTGGTCGCCTCGGCCCGGGCGTGCCTGACGCCGATGTTCGAGGGCAAGCCCTGCACGGTGATGCCGGTGTTCTCGTCCGGCCAGTCGGCCAAGCAGGCGGCGGGGACCTATGCGGCGCTGGGGTCGGCCGACCTGATCTTCGCGGCGGGCGGCGGCATCATGGGGCACCCGGACGGGCCGGCGGCGGGCGTCGGCGCCCTGCGCGACGCCTGGGAAGCGGCGCTGGCGTCATGA
- a CDS encoding TRAP transporter substrate-binding protein, whose translation MKGAISLFSGLALLAALGGQALAADYVIKAGHGTQTTHPTHLALVKFAELADRKTGGAVKVEIYPDRQLGEEREMVEGLQLGSVDMAVVSTGPLLAFVPQIGVIDLPFVFKDSAHAYKVLDGEVGQSLLKKMEPKGIVGLAWWENGWRHLTTKKPVAQPADMKGMKLRTMQNPVHIAAFKEIGASPIPMAWGEVFTSLGQGVIDAQENPITIIYSNSLWEVQKYVTLTGHVYGPHAVMVSEAKWSTLPDDVQAKLREAVTEATAYQREQSHRLEAEQLVKLREKGMVIETVDTAPFRTATAGIAESSKNIDPAMLAAIRSAGE comes from the coding sequence ATGAAAGGCGCGATATCGCTGTTCTCCGGCCTGGCGCTGCTGGCGGCGCTGGGCGGTCAGGCCCTGGCCGCAGATTACGTCATCAAGGCGGGGCACGGCACCCAGACCACCCATCCGACCCACTTGGCGCTGGTCAAGTTCGCCGAGCTGGCGGACCGGAAGACCGGCGGCGCGGTCAAGGTGGAGATCTACCCGGACCGCCAGCTCGGCGAGGAGCGGGAGATGGTCGAGGGGCTTCAGCTCGGCTCGGTCGACATGGCGGTGGTCTCCACCGGGCCGCTGCTGGCCTTCGTGCCGCAGATCGGCGTGATCGACCTGCCCTTCGTCTTCAAGGATTCGGCGCACGCCTACAAGGTGCTGGACGGCGAGGTCGGCCAGTCCTTGCTGAAGAAGATGGAGCCCAAGGGGATCGTCGGCCTCGCCTGGTGGGAGAACGGCTGGCGGCACCTGACCACCAAGAAGCCGGTCGCCCAGCCCGCCGACATGAAGGGCATGAAGCTGCGCACCATGCAGAACCCGGTGCATATCGCGGCCTTCAAGGAGATCGGCGCGTCGCCCATCCCGATGGCGTGGGGAGAGGTCTTCACCAGCCTGGGCCAGGGCGTGATCGACGCCCAGGAGAACCCGATCACGATCATCTATTCCAACTCGCTGTGGGAGGTCCAGAAATACGTGACCCTGACCGGCCACGTCTACGGGCCGCACGCCGTCATGGTCAGCGAGGCCAAGTGGAGCACCCTGCCCGACGACGTCCAGGCCAAGCTGCGAGAGGCGGTGACCGAGGCGACCGCGTACCAGCGCGAGCAGTCCCACCGGCTGGAGGCCGAGCAGCTGGTCAAGCTCCGGGAGAAGGGCATGGTGATCGAGACGGTGGACACGGCGCCGTTCCGCACCGCCACGGCCGGGATCGCCGAGAGCTCGAAGAACATCGATCCCGCGATGCTGGCGGCGATCCGCTCCGCCGGGGAGTGA
- a CDS encoding phosphogluconate dehydrogenase C-terminal domain-containing protein, whose translation MTRIALLGAGGKMGVRLATNLHGSEFQVDHVEISDEGRQRLKDAIGAACVDQDRALAEADVVLMAVPDRLIGKIAHGFISKVRPGTAIIMLDAAAPHAGELPKRDDVTYFVTHPCHPPIFNDEVEPAAKNDFFGGIAAKQHIVCALMQGPEEHYALCERVARMIYKPVMRSHRVTVEQLAILEPALSETVGATLSLAMRDAVDEAERRGVPREAAVDFMLGHLNIELAIAFGIFPQGRFSDGALHAIEQAKPVIFKEGWLDRVFDKDSVLQSVKDICK comes from the coding sequence ATGACCAGGATCGCGCTGCTGGGCGCCGGCGGCAAGATGGGGGTCCGGCTGGCCACGAACCTGCACGGTTCGGAGTTCCAGGTGGACCATGTGGAGATTTCCGACGAGGGGCGGCAGCGGCTGAAGGACGCGATCGGCGCCGCCTGCGTGGACCAGGACCGGGCGCTGGCGGAGGCCGACGTGGTGCTGATGGCGGTTCCCGATCGGCTGATCGGCAAGATCGCCCACGGGTTCATTTCCAAGGTGAGGCCGGGAACGGCCATCATCATGCTGGACGCGGCGGCTCCCCATGCCGGCGAGCTGCCGAAGCGGGACGACGTGACGTACTTCGTGACGCATCCGTGCCATCCGCCGATCTTCAACGACGAGGTCGAGCCGGCGGCGAAGAACGACTTCTTCGGCGGCATCGCGGCCAAGCAGCATATCGTCTGCGCCCTGATGCAGGGGCCGGAGGAGCATTACGCCCTGTGCGAGCGGGTGGCCCGCATGATCTACAAGCCGGTGATGCGGTCGCACAGGGTCACCGTGGAACAGCTGGCGATCCTGGAGCCGGCCCTGTCGGAGACGGTCGGCGCCACCCTGTCGCTCGCCATGCGCGACGCGGTGGACGAGGCGGAGCGCCGGGGCGTCCCGCGCGAGGCCGCGGTGGACTTCATGCTGGGGCACCTGAACATCGAGCTGGCGATCGCCTTCGGGATCTTTCCCCAGGGGCGCTTCTCGGACGGCGCGCTCCACGCGATCGAGCAGGCCAAGCCGGTGATCTTCAAGGAGGGCTGGCTGGATCGGGTGTTCGACAAGGACAGCGTGCTCCAGTCGGTCAAGGACATCTGCAAGTAA
- a CDS encoding four-carbon acid sugar kinase family protein — MMTGAGGVRGLPGGLLLSFYGDDYTGSSAVMEVMSFAGLPTVLFLGVPTPERLARFEGYRGIGFAGVARSQGLDWMDRHLPAVFRTLAGLRAPVAHYKVCSTFDSSPHVGSIGRAAELAVPLLGGAWHPLVVGAPEIARYQAFGNLFAAAADGERYRLDRHPGMSRHPVTPMAEADVRVHLGRQTSLPVGLVDCVSMKRGEADAALERETARGAAIVALDVIDAETLAEAGRLVWERGGGPNGGRVFAIGSQGLEYALVAWWRKAGLIPEAGEVSLARAGAAERIACVSGSCSAVTAGQIAAALEAGFEGIRVEAALAVDGPAWERELDRAAEAALAALGAGRDPLVFSALGPDDPAVAAMRTAVEASGVPMEAVNDRIGAGLGRLLDRVMRTAGLKRGVIAGGDTSGHAAMTLGVYALTALAPVAPGAPLCRAHSDDPAHAGLEIALKGGQMGRPDYFRAAKRGSAEE, encoded by the coding sequence ATGATGACGGGCGCCGGCGGGGTCCGGGGGCTGCCCGGGGGGCTGTTGCTGAGTTTCTACGGCGACGACTATACCGGGTCGTCGGCGGTGATGGAGGTGATGAGCTTCGCCGGGCTGCCGACGGTGCTGTTCCTGGGCGTGCCCACGCCGGAGCGGCTGGCGCGGTTCGAGGGGTACCGGGGGATCGGCTTCGCCGGGGTGGCGCGGTCGCAGGGCTTGGACTGGATGGACCGGCACCTGCCGGCGGTGTTCCGGACGCTGGCGGGGCTGCGGGCGCCGGTGGCGCACTACAAGGTGTGCTCGACCTTCGACTCCTCGCCGCATGTCGGCTCGATCGGGCGGGCGGCGGAGCTGGCGGTGCCGCTGCTGGGGGGCGCGTGGCACCCGCTGGTGGTCGGTGCGCCGGAGATCGCGCGGTACCAAGCGTTCGGCAACCTGTTCGCGGCGGCGGCAGACGGCGAGCGCTACCGGCTCGACCGGCATCCGGGCATGTCGCGGCATCCCGTGACACCCATGGCCGAGGCGGACGTGAGGGTTCATCTGGGCCGGCAGACCAGCCTGCCGGTCGGGCTGGTGGACTGCGTTTCCATGAAGCGGGGCGAGGCCGACGCCGCCCTGGAGAGGGAGACCGCGCGGGGTGCGGCCATCGTGGCGCTGGACGTGATCGACGCCGAGACCCTGGCGGAGGCCGGGCGGCTGGTTTGGGAACGCGGCGGCGGGCCGAACGGGGGGCGGGTCTTCGCGATCGGCTCGCAGGGGCTGGAATACGCGCTGGTGGCGTGGTGGCGGAAGGCCGGGCTGATCCCGGAGGCGGGCGAGGTTTCGTTGGCGCGGGCCGGGGCGGCGGAGCGGATCGCCTGCGTTTCCGGCTCCTGCTCGGCGGTGACGGCGGGGCAGATCGCGGCGGCGCTGGAGGCGGGGTTCGAGGGCATACGGGTCGAGGCGGCGCTGGCGGTGGACGGACCCGCGTGGGAACGCGAGCTGGACCGGGCGGCGGAGGCGGCGCTTGCGGCGCTCGGCGCCGGGCGGGACCCGCTGGTTTTCTCGGCGCTGGGGCCGGACGACCCGGCCGTGGCGGCGATGCGGACTGCGGTGGAGGCCAGCGGCGTTCCCATGGAGGCCGTGAACGACAGGATCGGCGCAGGGCTGGGGCGCCTGCTGGACCGGGTGATGCGGACGGCGGGGCTGAAGCGCGGGGTGATCGCCGGGGGCGACACCTCCGGCCATGCCGCCATGACGCTGGGGGTCTATGCGCTGACGGCGCTGGCCCCGGTGGCGCCGGGGGCTCCGCTGTGCCGCGCCCATTCCGACGACCCGGCCCATGCCGGGCTGGAGATCGCCCTGAAGGGCGGGCAAATGGGCCGGCCCGACTATTTCCGAGCCGCGAAGCGCGGTTCGGCCGAGGAATAG